A genome region from Bemisia tabaci chromosome 3, PGI_BMITA_v3 includes the following:
- the LOC109035090 gene encoding small ribosomal subunit protein uS11, protein MAPRKGKVVQEQVQVSLGPQIKEGEVVFGVAHIYASFNDTFVHVTDLSGRETIVRVTGGMKVKADRDEASPYAAMLAAQDVAEKCKSLGITALHIKLRATGGNKTKTPGPGAQSALRALARSNMKIGRIEDVTPIPSDQTRRKGGRRGRRL, encoded by the exons ATGGCTCCTCGTAAAGGGAAAGTAGTGCAGGAACAAGTACAGGTTTCTCTTGGACCACAAATCAAGGAAGGTGAAGTGGTCTTTGGAGTCGCCCATATTTACGCCAGTTTCAACGACACATTCGTTCATGTCACGGATTTATCAGGAAG GGAAACAATCGTACGTGTCACAGGAGGTATGAAAGTCAAAGCTGATCGTGATGAAGCTTCACCCTATGCTGCTATGTTGGCCGCTCAG GATGTTGCAGAGAAGTGCAAATCCCTAGGTATCACAGCTCTGCACATTAAATTGCGAGCAACTGGTGGTAACAAAACTAAAACCCCTGGACCTGGTGCACAATCAGCTCTCCGTGCTTTAGCCCGTTCCAACATGAAGATCGGAAGGATAGAAGATGTCACACCCATTCCCTCTGACCAGACAAGAAGGAAAGGAGGTCGACGTGGTCGTCGTCTATAG